A genome region from Coffea arabica cultivar ET-39 chromosome 7e, Coffea Arabica ET-39 HiFi, whole genome shotgun sequence includes the following:
- the LOC140011329 gene encoding protein FAR1-RELATED SEQUENCE 5-like produces the protein MELEINFGCNDDLNLCSNGSIEGPIQDSDCNDGSILCSNGPNLRNIPREPCEGMTFDNLDEAQACYKTYSAWKGFSIRKNHTRHSRKDKTLIGVDYVCSREGKRKTTKKDDDQTGVVHAITRVGYKAIMSLKLNEEEKWVVSRFFDQHNHDLTTPRSTRLLRGH, from the coding sequence ATGGAATTGGAGATTaattttggttgcaatgatgaTTTGAATTTGTGTTCTAATGGTTCAATTGAAGGTCCAATTCAAGATTCCGATTGCAATGATGGTTCAATTTTGTGTTCTAATGGTCCAAATTTGCGCAACATTCCTCGTGAGCCTTGTGAAGGCATGACGTTTGATAATTTAGATGAAGCTCAAGCATGTTACAAGACATATTCAGCTTGGAAAGGTTTTAGTATACGGAAGAATCACACTCGACATTCCCGTAAAGATAAAACACTGATTGGAGTTGATTATGTTTGTTCAagagaagggaaaagaaaaactacAAAAAAGGATGACGATCAAACTGGTGTAGTTCATGCAATAACTAGAGTaggatacaaggctataatgagtttaaaattaaatgaagaagaaaagtggGTAGTGAGCAGATTTTTCGATCAACATAACCACGATTTAACAACACCAAGAAGTACGCGGCTTCTCCGTGGGCATTGA